In Ruminococcaceae bacterium R-25, one genomic interval encodes:
- a CDS encoding glucuronate isomerase: MKSLINDNFLLENNTALNLYNEYAKDLPIIDYHCHIEAREIAEDINYENITKLWLGGDHYKWRLMRACGIDEKFITGDASDKEKFMMWAKAVESAFGNPLYHWTCLELTRYFGIEEPLTILNAESVWNKANEMLKSGELSAKSIMRKSNVELICTTDDPIDSLVFHEQIKESGFESKVLPAFRPDNIVDIEKDSFASYVAKLESAFGIKITSMKTLKEALISRLNHFENHGCKLSDHGTEYIWYGKDLSVSSDDVLAKKMSSPDVKLTSEELTAFKTDLMLFFAREYAKRGWTMQLHFGCKRNVNSVMLNKAGINCGCDIITGSFDFVTPLTGFMDQLNSEGLLPKMIIYSLNPTDNTVIDTLCGAYNDGTVSGKISHGAAWWFNDNLLGMEEHLKSLCAQSSLPCFMGMLTDSRCFLSYTRHEYFRRIFCNFLGSEVERGRFPNDKRILKYIIERVCYRNSKGMFEG; encoded by the coding sequence ATGAAAAGCCTTATCAATGACAACTTCCTTTTGGAAAATAATACCGCGTTAAATCTCTATAACGAATATGCAAAAGATCTCCCGATAATCGACTACCACTGTCACATCGAAGCAAGAGAGATCGCTGAAGATATCAACTATGAGAACATCACAAAGCTCTGGCTTGGCGGCGACCATTACAAGTGGCGTCTTATGAGAGCTTGCGGCATTGACGAAAAATTCATTACAGGCGATGCTTCAGATAAAGAGAAATTCATGATGTGGGCAAAGGCTGTTGAATCAGCTTTCGGCAATCCACTTTACCACTGGACATGCTTAGAGCTCACAAGATATTTCGGTATCGAAGAGCCTCTTACGATCTTAAATGCCGAAAGCGTCTGGAACAAAGCAAACGAGATGCTGAAATCCGGCGAACTCTCCGCTAAGAGCATTATGAGAAAATCCAACGTCGAACTTATCTGCACCACAGATGATCCCATCGATTCTCTGGTTTTTCACGAGCAGATAAAAGAATCTGGTTTTGAATCCAAAGTATTACCCGCATTCAGACCTGACAATATCGTTGATATCGAAAAGGACAGCTTTGCTTCTTATGTCGCAAAACTCGAATCCGCATTCGGCATTAAGATCACTTCGATGAAAACTCTCAAAGAAGCATTGATCTCAAGGCTCAATCATTTCGAAAACCATGGCTGCAAACTCTCAGACCACGGAACCGAATATATCTGGTACGGCAAGGATCTGAGTGTTTCTTCAGACGATGTTCTTGCAAAGAAAATGTCTTCTCCTGATGTCAAACTGACCAGCGAAGAACTCACAGCATTTAAGACTGATCTCATGCTCTTTTTCGCACGCGAATATGCTAAGCGCGGCTGGACTATGCAGCTCCATTTCGGATGCAAGAGAAACGTTAATTCCGTCATGTTAAATAAGGCCGGCATCAACTGCGGCTGTGACATCATCACAGGCTCATTTGATTTCGTAACTCCTCTGACCGGATTCATGGATCAGCTTAACAGTGAAGGACTCCTTCCCAAGATGATCATCTACTCTTTGAACCCTACAGACAACACCGTGATTGACACTCTCTGCGGTGCTTATAATGACGGCACTGTTTCCGGCAAGATCTCTCACGGTGCAGCATGGTGGTTTAACGACAACCTTTTAGGCATGGAAGAACACTTAAAGTCACTTTGTGCACAGAGCTCACTTCCCTGCTTCATGGGCATGCTCACGGATTCCAGATGCTTTTTGTCCTACACAAGGCACGAATACTTCAGAAGGATCTTCTGCAACTTCTTAGGTTCTGAAGTCGAGCGCGGCAGGTTCCCTAATGACAAGAGGATCTTAAAATACATCATAGAGAGAGTCTGCTACAGGAATTCCAAGGGTATGTTTGAAGGCTGA
- a CDS encoding carbohydrate ABC transporter substrate-binding protein (CUT1 family) has product MKTTKLAKVMCVGLAVSMLSSLAACAGTKETTEVTTIPSQIETEPTETEENVPYTYGVGKTFHADQPVTYTMFFSDASWYPMVDTWKTEGVFKKIEEMTNVTLDIKSYDSGDYMDQITLDIQAGNAAYIIPKIYDDSKFVDGGAIVPISDYVKYMPNYTEFYNKYDLSKDIQTITRSNGKYYKLPGMKESNLINYSFVIRKDIWDKAGVDVVALQKDWTWSDFLEALKKVKAYMVSQGMCKESDYIWSDLWCGNESGQGSGGNLLGVMAATYDCNAGWNMGNGMRYNKDQDKFIFSPVTDNYKQFLKAANSFVAAGILDPETFTQDDATATAKYYNGKTAIMSINQGQWANYEQNMTAQLGAGNYENYVITIPIGTTRNSTVSAERLENGVMISKKALDELGEDGFIQMLRFVDWLFYSHEAYELTKWGVEGEHYEVVDGVKKLKAGYCCSGLGFGNGGDESLVDIRLKWGYAGGNFWYGGTVAEMSDNLTGAVADYVNRDYTDRDVPPLAPGIAPTADQNEEINLIATPLISSVNSWTLKFVTGQADIDKQWDEYVKSCESLNYQGLVDIYATLYK; this is encoded by the coding sequence ATGAAGACAACAAAACTTGCAAAAGTAATGTGTGTAGGTCTTGCAGTTTCAATGCTCTCAAGTTTAGCTGCTTGTGCAGGTACAAAAGAGACTACTGAGGTAACTACAATTCCCAGTCAGATCGAAACTGAGCCTACTGAGACAGAAGAGAATGTTCCCTACACATACGGAGTAGGAAAGACATTCCATGCAGACCAGCCTGTTACATACACGATGTTCTTCAGTGATGCATCATGGTATCCGATGGTCGATACTTGGAAGACGGAGGGTGTTTTCAAGAAGATCGAAGAGATGACAAATGTAACGCTCGACATCAAGTCTTACGACAGCGGCGACTACATGGATCAGATCACACTCGACATCCAGGCAGGTAATGCAGCATACATCATTCCTAAGATCTATGATGATTCCAAGTTCGTAGACGGTGGTGCTATCGTTCCTATCTCTGACTATGTTAAGTATATGCCTAACTACACAGAGTTCTACAATAAGTACGACCTCTCCAAGGACATCCAGACGATCACAAGATCTAACGGTAAGTACTATAAGCTCCCTGGTATGAAGGAATCCAACCTCATCAACTATTCTTTCGTTATCAGAAAGGATATCTGGGACAAGGCAGGCGTTGACGTCGTTGCTCTCCAGAAGGATTGGACATGGTCTGACTTCCTCGAAGCATTGAAGAAGGTTAAGGCTTACATGGTATCCCAGGGTATGTGCAAAGAGTCCGACTACATCTGGTCTGACCTCTGGTGCGGAAACGAATCAGGTCAGGGTTCCGGCGGAAACCTCCTTGGCGTTATGGCAGCAACCTATGATTGTAATGCAGGTTGGAACATGGGCAATGGTATGAGATATAACAAGGACCAGGATAAGTTCATTTTCTCACCTGTAACCGATAACTATAAGCAGTTCCTTAAGGCAGCTAACAGCTTCGTAGCAGCAGGCATCTTAGATCCTGAAACATTCACACAGGATGACGCTACAGCAACAGCTAAGTACTACAACGGCAAGACAGCTATCATGTCTATCAACCAGGGCCAGTGGGCTAACTATGAGCAGAACATGACAGCTCAGCTCGGCGCAGGCAATTATGAGAACTACGTAATCACAATCCCGATCGGCACAACAAGAAATTCTACAGTTTCTGCAGAGAGACTTGAGAACGGTGTTATGATCTCAAAGAAGGCTCTTGATGAGCTCGGCGAAGACGGCTTCATCCAGATGCTCAGATTCGTTGACTGGCTCTTCTATTCTCACGAAGCTTATGAGCTCACAAAGTGGGGTGTCGAAGGCGAGCACTACGAAGTAGTTGATGGCGTTAAGAAGCTTAAGGCTGGTTACTGCTGCTCTGGTTTGGGCTTCGGTAACGGCGGCGATGAGTCACTTGTAGACATCAGACTTAAGTGGGGTTATGCAGGTGGTAACTTCTGGTACGGCGGAACAGTTGCAGAAATGTCTGACAACCTTACAGGCGCTGTTGCAGATTACGTTAACCGTGACTACACAGACAGAGACGTACCTCCGCTCGCTCCCGGTATCGCTCCTACAGCAGACCAGAACGAAGAGATCAACCTCATCGCTACACCTCTTATCAGCAGCGTTAACTCCTGGACATTGAAGTTCGTCACAGGTCAGGCTGACATCGATAAGCAGTGGGATGAATACGTTAAGTCTTGCGAATCACTTAACTATCAGGGCTTGGTAGACATCTACGCTACACTTTACAAATAA
- a CDS encoding carbohydrate ABC transporter membrane protein 2 (CUT1 family), translating to MSDISTKVPELKEIHIHNPKNKIKESTGYKVFTVFNTIIMIVVSLLTLFPFLYLILQSFTSDHAIIAGELSIQAFLEGKLTFEDFSINTYIYVITRNDCEFLKYYGNTIFYTIVGTILSLFFSAILAYPLSKPKLRINKILSPFIIFTMYFGGGLMANYVLMLKLGLKNSMWGFILPMLISTYYVILMRSFFMSIPKDLEEAGEIDGLNKWGVFRHIAIPLSTPIIATMTLFYAVMYWNNWFNAKLYLQDKTKWPVAYFLQTIIRGAGASDPDAQNMSANIKSCAMVLTVLPIICIYPFIQKYYVQGMMLGGVKE from the coding sequence ATGAGTGATATAAGCACAAAAGTTCCCGAGCTTAAAGAGATCCATATCCATAATCCGAAAAACAAGATCAAGGAATCTACCGGATATAAAGTGTTTACGGTATTTAACACGATCATAATGATCGTCGTTTCGCTTTTGACGCTTTTCCCGTTCCTTTATCTCATCCTTCAGTCATTCACATCCGATCATGCGATCATTGCAGGTGAACTGAGCATTCAGGCATTTCTTGAAGGAAAGCTCACATTTGAGGACTTCAGTATCAACACATATATCTATGTTATTACACGTAATGACTGTGAGTTCTTAAAATACTATGGAAACACGATCTTCTATACCATAGTAGGTACGATACTCTCGCTTTTCTTCTCGGCAATCCTTGCATATCCGTTATCAAAGCCGAAGCTCAGAATAAATAAGATCCTTTCGCCTTTTATCATCTTCACGATGTATTTCGGCGGCGGACTTATGGCGAACTACGTCTTGATGTTAAAGCTCGGTCTTAAGAACTCCATGTGGGGATTTATTCTCCCGATGCTCATCAGCACTTATTATGTAATCCTTATGAGATCTTTCTTCATGAGCATTCCGAAAGACCTGGAAGAAGCAGGAGAGATCGACGGTCTAAACAAGTGGGGCGTTTTCAGGCACATAGCAATTCCTTTGTCGACACCTATCATTGCCACGATGACTTTGTTCTATGCGGTCATGTACTGGAATAACTGGTTCAATGCAAAACTCTATTTGCAGGATAAGACAAAGTGGCCTGTAGCTTATTTCCTTCAGACGATCATTAGAGGTGCCGGCGCATCCGATCCAGATGCGCAGAACATGTCTGCAAACATCAAGTCATGCGCAATGGTTCTCACGGTCCTTCCGATCATATGCATATATCCGTTCATTCAGAAATATTACGTACAGGGCATGATGCTCGGCGGCGTAAAAGAGTAA
- a CDS encoding carbohydrate ABC transporter membrane protein 1 (CUT1 family) has protein sequence MSSKEELQELKEWSPTELSLRTRISKDFRINWQLYAMFIIPVIYYIIFRYIPMFGNILAFRKYNAGGNIFGEGPLTLKYFKQFITAKPFWDAFKNTLILNGLYLLFRFPLTLIFALLLNEIRKIRWKKFVQTVSYLPHFISMVIVCGMIKEVLSTSGPVNDIIQQLGGEKINFIALAEWFRTIFVVSGVWQSLGWGTILYLAAMSGINPSLYEAATVDGANHFQQVLHVTIPCILPTIATLLILDIGGLVGSGGAFEKVYLLYSPLTYETSDIVSTYVFRMGIESGSINFATAVGLFEGLINLILLTVANFVSRKVANTSLW, from the coding sequence ATGTCTAGTAAAGAAGAACTTCAGGAATTAAAAGAGTGGTCTCCTACTGAGCTGTCTCTTAGAACACGAATCAGCAAAGATTTCCGCATCAACTGGCAGCTTTATGCCATGTTTATTATTCCTGTAATCTATTACATCATTTTCAGATATATTCCGATGTTCGGTAATATCCTTGCTTTCCGTAAATATAATGCCGGCGGCAATATTTTCGGCGAAGGTCCTTTAACACTTAAGTATTTCAAACAGTTCATTACAGCAAAGCCGTTCTGGGATGCATTTAAGAATACGCTCATCCTTAATGGTCTTTATCTGCTTTTCAGATTCCCGCTGACACTTATTTTCGCGTTGCTCTTAAACGAGATCAGAAAGATCCGCTGGAAGAAATTCGTTCAGACAGTATCTTATCTTCCGCACTTTATCTCCATGGTTATCGTATGCGGCATGATCAAGGAAGTACTTTCTACCAGCGGTCCTGTAAATGACATTATCCAGCAGTTAGGCGGAGAGAAGATCAACTTCATCGCACTTGCTGAATGGTTCAGAACTATCTTCGTAGTCTCAGGCGTTTGGCAGAGCTTAGGCTGGGGCACGATACTCTATCTCGCAGCAATGTCAGGCATCAATCCTTCACTCTATGAAGCTGCAACTGTTGACGGTGCTAATCACTTCCAGCAGGTTCTGCATGTTACTATTCCTTGCATCCTTCCTACGATCGCAACGCTTCTCATTCTTGATATCGGCGGACTCGTAGGTTCCGGCGGAGCTTTCGAAAAGGTATACCTCCTTTACAGCCCTCTGACATATGAGACATCAGATATCGTTTCAACTTACGTATTCCGTATGGGTATCGAATCAGGATCAATCAACTTTGCTACGGCAGTAGGTCTTTTCGAAGGACTCATCAACCTGATCCTTCTGACAGTTGCGAATTTTGTATCACGCAAAGTCGCAAATACGAGTCTTTGGTAA
- a CDS encoding sialate O-acetylesterase, producing the protein MSETKLLGIYSDGMVIQRNKEIIIEGFESTKSSVVVSLNGNSVTAGVSDGKFKAVLPPMDVVFDTELKVEGTDTVTVNNVCIGDVFFLAGQSNMELPVGRTLELNKEEVDAKDYPYIRQYLLTPDLEIPNKGEESICTLPEFDWISAVGDSKNAFGAIAFYAAKRIFEEKNIPVGLILAAQGGSTIEAWMSEEDLYEVGVKEEELAPLRGKGALKKYVEHWQQLTIDWRAEADDNDFNIEEGIKDAKPVTLPGIVVKDFSGIVWFIKEFDYEGGCEGECLLRLGDLIDADITYINGIEVGRTEYQYPPRIYRFDGSVLNKGKNTIMTRLTVEQEFGGFVEGHPYYLKTPSGMTDIMGEWKMVVEKKMPKFNPIPMAQMLPATLYYASLLTVKNIAISQIWWCQGESNAAEPEGYDKKMILTFKTMRELFGQVPVVMVKIADYINPLTFESEVPEGWKMIQKLQDEAPNYISDVKVVASATPDPIYELHPQNKSGIGADVAKASMSF; encoded by the coding sequence ATGTCAGAAACAAAGCTTCTCGGAATCTATTCAGACGGAATGGTCATTCAAAGAAATAAAGAAATAATAATAGAAGGTTTTGAGAGTACAAAATCATCAGTTGTTGTTTCTTTAAACGGAAATTCTGTTACTGCCGGTGTTTCAGACGGAAAGTTCAAAGCAGTCCTTCCGCCGATGGACGTTGTTTTCGACACAGAACTTAAAGTCGAAGGAACAGATACCGTTACGGTTAATAATGTTTGTATCGGCGATGTTTTCTTTCTCGCAGGACAGTCAAATATGGAACTTCCTGTCGGAAGAACACTTGAGCTCAACAAAGAAGAAGTCGATGCCAAAGACTATCCTTATATCAGACAGTACCTTTTAACTCCGGATCTTGAGATTCCCAATAAAGGCGAAGAGAGCATCTGCACTCTCCCTGAATTTGACTGGATCAGCGCTGTAGGCGATTCGAAAAATGCATTCGGCGCAATTGCTTTTTATGCTGCAAAGAGGATCTTCGAAGAAAAGAATATTCCTGTAGGTCTTATCTTGGCAGCACAGGGCGGCTCTACTATCGAAGCATGGATGAGTGAAGAAGATCTTTACGAAGTCGGAGTTAAGGAAGAAGAGCTAGCTCCGTTAAGAGGAAAGGGCGCACTGAAAAAATATGTGGAACACTGGCAGCAGCTCACGATAGACTGGCGCGCTGAAGCTGACGATAATGATTTCAATATTGAAGAAGGCATAAAAGACGCAAAGCCCGTGACTCTTCCCGGAATCGTAGTAAAGGATTTCTCCGGTATCGTATGGTTTATTAAAGAATTCGATTATGAAGGCGGATGTGAAGGCGAGTGCCTCTTAAGACTGGGCGATCTGATCGATGCCGATATTACATATATAAACGGCATTGAAGTCGGCAGAACTGAGTACCAGTATCCACCGAGAATTTACCGTTTTGACGGTTCTGTCCTCAATAAAGGAAAGAATACGATAATGACAAGACTTACCGTCGAGCAGGAATTCGGCGGCTTTGTCGAAGGACATCCTTATTATCTTAAGACTCCTTCCGGCATGACTGACATCATGGGTGAGTGGAAGATGGTTGTTGAGAAAAAGATGCCTAAGTTCAATCCGATCCCGATGGCACAGATGCTTCCTGCAACGCTCTATTATGCAAGCCTTCTGACGGTTAAGAATATCGCAATATCACAGATCTGGTGGTGCCAGGGTGAGTCCAATGCCGCTGAGCCTGAAGGCTATGACAAGAAGATGATCCTGACATTTAAGACTATGAGAGAACTTTTCGGTCAGGTACCTGTTGTAATGGTAAAGATCGCTGACTACATCAATCCTCTGACATTTGAGAGTGAAGTACCCGAAGGATGGAAAATGATCCAGAAGCTTCAGGACGAAGCACCAAATTACATAAGTGATGTAAAGGTTGTAGCAAGCGCCACACCGGATCCGATCTACGAACTTCATCCGCAAAATAAGAGCGGGATCGGAGCCGATGTTGCAAAGGCTTCAATGAGTTTTTAA
- a CDS encoding putative membrane protein YesL — protein MKNKFDQITGSWLYKGCKTIGDVVIASSLFLLFCLPIVTIGASVTALYYTVFRKYNKKIDSISKDFMHSLKDNLKNGIIIHLIYLLYSAITGFNIYFAFFGLGNLKLPEWYKIVSFIPVLPIIFTLPFVYPLMARFSNGIKGTITNSYTLCMINFPKFLLIWLILIVALAVSICFPPAALLTPVGAMYLTQLITEKAFEKAIAVEKSREEKPDEANKDE, from the coding sequence ATGAAAAACAAATTCGACCAAATCACAGGCAGCTGGCTTTATAAAGGATGTAAAACCATTGGAGACGTTGTTATCGCCTCTTCGCTGTTCCTGTTATTCTGTCTCCCCATAGTCACGATCGGAGCTTCTGTTACCGCTTTATATTACACCGTATTTCGAAAATACAATAAGAAGATCGATTCTATATCCAAAGATTTTATGCATTCTTTGAAGGATAATCTCAAGAACGGGATAATCATTCATCTGATCTATCTGCTCTATAGCGCAATTACGGGATTTAATATCTATTTCGCATTCTTCGGCCTTGGTAATTTAAAGCTTCCCGAGTGGTATAAGATAGTTTCTTTCATCCCGGTACTTCCCATAATCTTTACTCTTCCTTTTGTTTATCCGCTTATGGCAAGGTTTAGTAACGGAATCAAAGGTACCATCACAAACAGTTACACACTCTGCATGATCAACTTTCCCAAGTTCCTGCTTATCTGGCTGATCCTTATTGTTGCCCTGGCAGTTAGCATCTGCTTCCCGCCAGCAGCACTGTTAACACCCGTCGGTGCGATGTATCTTACGCAACTGATCACCGAAAAAGCTTTCGAGAAAGCCATAGCGGTCGAAAAATCCCGCGAAGAAAAACCTGATGAGGCAAACAAAGATGAGTGA
- a CDS encoding D-mannonate dehydratase has product MKLVLRWFPYGDDSVTLKQIKQIPGVSGVATHLTRIPVGDIWTMDEINLVKDEINSYGLEMEVIESLNIHEDIKKGLPTRDQLIDNYIVSMRNLAKAGVKCICYNFMPVMDWYRSDLAKELSDGSTAMAYSHKEAVQLTLEKITSSMIDGSHNFSLPGWEPERFAQMAEDIKFYQNVSSEEYFKNIKYFLDAVVPVAEEIDINFAVHPDDPPMPLFNLPKVVNSKESINTYLNLNQSKRNGLTLCTGSLGAGIHNDVVDIAKTFTPMGKVHFVHLRNVKHETDTDFHESAHLSSCGDLDMLAIVKALYENGFDGYIRPDHGRMIWDEVGRPGYGLYDRALGATYINGLWEAVTKLC; this is encoded by the coding sequence ATGAAACTGGTTTTGAGGTGGTTTCCGTATGGTGATGACAGTGTCACCCTCAAGCAGATAAAGCAGATTCCTGGTGTCAGCGGCGTAGCTACACATCTTACAAGGATCCCTGTCGGTGACATCTGGACCATGGATGAGATCAATCTGGTAAAAGATGAGATCAATTCTTATGGTCTTGAGATGGAAGTCATCGAGAGCCTCAATATCCACGAAGACATCAAGAAGGGCCTTCCTACAAGAGACCAGCTCATCGATAACTACATTGTTTCGATGAGAAACCTCGCTAAAGCCGGCGTTAAATGCATCTGCTATAATTTCATGCCCGTTATGGACTGGTACAGGAGCGATCTTGCAAAAGAGCTTTCTGACGGCAGTACTGCTATGGCATATAGTCACAAGGAAGCAGTCCAGCTTACACTTGAGAAGATCACATCTTCCATGATCGACGGATCACATAATTTCAGCCTTCCCGGATGGGAGCCTGAGAGATTCGCACAGATGGCTGAAGATATTAAGTTCTATCAGAATGTTTCATCAGAAGAATATTTCAAGAACATCAAGTATTTCCTCGATGCTGTAGTTCCTGTCGCTGAAGAGATCGACATCAACTTTGCAGTTCATCCCGACGATCCTCCGATGCCGCTTTTCAACCTTCCCAAGGTCGTTAACAGCAAGGAATCGATCAATACATATCTTAATCTCAACCAGTCTAAGAGAAACGGACTTACTCTCTGCACCGGAAGTCTTGGCGCAGGAATCCATAACGATGTTGTCGATATCGCGAAAACATTTACTCCCATGGGCAAAGTCCATTTCGTTCACTTAAGAAACGTTAAGCATGAAACTGACACAGACTTCCATGAATCAGCACACCTCTCATCCTGCGGCGACCTTGATATGCTCGCAATCGTAAAGGCCCTTTATGAGAACGGTTTTGACGGTTACATCCGTCCTGACCACGGCAGAATGATCTGGGATGAAGTAGGCAGACCCGGCTATGGTCTTTATGACAGAGCACTCGGTGCTACTTACATCAATGGTTTATGGGAAGCCGTTACTAAACTTTGTTAA
- a CDS encoding fructuronate reductase codes for MNLSKENLKNTEFWDSINVVLPKYDIDSVKDATYKAPAWLHVGGGNIFRAFIARVNQRLLNQGLTNTGIIVCGTMDYENFERVYKPFDNLSIICDLKPDGNTGYEIIGNITEAIAANYDIDENIARLNEIASNPSLQMVSFTITEKGYALRDADGNLYNDAAKDMESGPSHPLTCMGFIASLLYERFKAGAYPLALVSMDNCSHNGDKLKSSVLEIVDAWVAKGFVDNSFRDYVNDPSRIAYPWTMIDKITPRPSDEILNKLTLLGIDNLKSVKTTTGVFAAPFVNAEVPEYLVVEDLFPNGRPALEKGGVILTDRDTVDKCERMKVTACLNPLHTALAIYGCLLGFKKISDEMNDEDLKTLVTKMGYNECLPVVCDPKILNPGDFLKEVLTERFPNPFLPDTPQRIATDTSQKLPIRFGITLNSYYNDEPGKLSSLKLIPLVIAGWLRYLLAFDDNGNEFEISSDPMAEHFQNELSAQGISYGMEGSVKGKLSGILSNETVFGIDINKTGLTPVIEDYLDELLKGNGAVRKTLHSAVAN; via the coding sequence ATGAATCTTTCAAAAGAAAACCTGAAGAACACTGAATTTTGGGACAGCATTAATGTTGTTCTTCCCAAGTACGATATCGACTCCGTAAAAGATGCAACTTATAAAGCTCCCGCCTGGCTTCATGTCGGCGGCGGAAATATATTCAGGGCATTTATCGCAAGGGTCAACCAGAGACTTTTAAACCAGGGTCTTACCAACACTGGAATCATCGTATGCGGCACGATGGACTATGAGAATTTCGAGCGCGTTTATAAGCCTTTCGACAATCTCTCGATCATCTGCGATCTTAAGCCTGACGGCAACACAGGATATGAGATCATCGGCAACATCACTGAAGCGATCGCTGCCAATTATGATATTGATGAGAATATCGCAAGACTTAATGAGATCGCATCCAATCCTTCATTGCAGATGGTATCTTTCACTATCACAGAGAAGGGTTACGCATTAAGAGATGCCGACGGCAACTTATATAATGATGCAGCAAAAGATATGGAGAGCGGTCCTTCCCATCCGCTCACATGCATGGGCTTTATCGCTTCACTTCTTTATGAGAGATTTAAGGCAGGTGCTTATCCTCTGGCATTGGTCAGCATGGATAACTGCAGCCACAACGGCGATAAGCTCAAGTCATCAGTATTGGAGATAGTCGATGCCTGGGTGGCTAAGGGTTTTGTGGATAATTCTTTTCGAGATTACGTAAATGATCCATCCCGAATTGCATACCCCTGGACCATGATCGATAAGATTACACCAAGACCTTCAGACGAGATCCTGAACAAACTTACCCTCCTGGGCATCGATAATCTTAAGAGCGTTAAGACGACAACTGGTGTTTTTGCAGCGCCTTTCGTAAATGCCGAAGTACCTGAATATCTGGTTGTAGAAGATCTTTTCCCCAATGGAAGACCTGCGCTCGAAAAAGGCGGCGTCATCTTAACTGACAGAGACACAGTCGATAAGTGCGAGAGAATGAAGGTCACTGCATGCCTTAATCCTCTTCATACTGCACTTGCGATCTATGGATGCCTTTTAGGATTTAAGAAGATCTCAGACGAGATGAACGACGAAGACTTAAAAACACTCGTAACCAAGATGGGTTATAACGAGTGCCTTCCTGTCGTATGCGATCCGAAGATCTTAAATCCCGGCGATTTCCTGAAGGAAGTCTTAACTGAAAGATTCCCTAATCCTTTCCTTCCCGACACTCCCCAGAGGATCGCAACAGATACGAGCCAAAAGCTGCCGATAAGATTCGGTATCACATTGAATTCTTATTATAATGATGAGCCCGGAAAGTTATCTTCGTTAAAGCTGATCCCTCTGGTAATTGCAGGATGGCTCAGATATCTTCTCGCATTTGACGATAACGGAAATGAATTTGAGATCAGCTCAGATCCTATGGCAGAACATTTCCAGAATGAGCTTTCCGCACAGGGCATAAGCTATGGAATGGAAGGCAGTGTTAAGGGTAAGTTAAGTGGCATTTTATCTAACGAAACTGTTTTCGGAATCGATATAAACAAGACCGGATTAACACCTGTCATCGAAGATTATCTTGATGAACTTTTGAAAGGAAACGGAGCCGTAAGAAAGACGCTTCATTCAGCCGTTGCAAATTAG
- a CDS encoding DNA-binding GntR family transcriptional regulator, protein MIITPKNTFEPNREYALRIVKDNIINMEIKPGSLIGEQEIATQLGISRTPVHEAFLELSKSRIVNILPQKGCSVSLIDYELIKESRFLRIAVETALLKEACDVATEEDIQKLYANIKLQQFYIENDPPKFLDLDNEFHKDIYVACNKLNCFYMVSLMSLHFDRVRSLSLKTIKDQKLVSDHKAIADAIAAHDKDAVEAAFAKHMSRFDLDWDIIKKAYSEYITE, encoded by the coding sequence ATGATCATTACACCTAAGAATACTTTTGAGCCTAACCGCGAGTATGCGCTCCGCATCGTAAAAGACAACATCATCAACATGGAGATCAAGCCCGGTTCACTTATCGGCGAGCAGGAGATCGCAACCCAGCTCGGAATCTCCAGAACACCGGTTCACGAAGCATTCTTGGAATTGTCCAAATCCAGGATCGTAAATATCCTTCCCCAGAAGGGCTGCAGCGTCTCCCTTATCGATTACGAGCTCATCAAGGAATCAAGGTTCCTGCGTATCGCTGTTGAGACCGCACTTCTTAAAGAAGCATGCGACGTCGCTACCGAGGAAGACATCCAGAAGCTCTATGCGAACATCAAGCTCCAGCAGTTCTATATCGAAAATGATCCGCCGAAGTTCTTAGACCTCGACAACGAATTCCATAAGGATATCTATGTTGCCTGCAACAAGCTCAACTGCTTTTATATGGTATCTCTCATGAGCCTTCACTTTGACCGTGTAAGATCGCTCTCGCTTAAGACCATCAAGGACCAGAAGCTCGTATCTGACCATAAGGCAATCGCTGACGCAATCGCTGCTCACGACAAGGATGCAGTTGAAGCCGCTTTCGCAAAGCACATGTCCAGATTCGATCTCGACTGGGACATCATCAAGAAAGCTTACAGTGAATACATCACTGAATAA